From the genome of Arvicola amphibius chromosome 9, mArvAmp1.2, whole genome shotgun sequence, one region includes:
- the Mfsd5 gene encoding LOW QUALITY PROTEIN: molybdate-anion transporter (The sequence of the model RefSeq protein was modified relative to this genomic sequence to represent the inferred CDS: deleted 1 base in 1 codon), with product MLVTAYLSFVGLLASCLGLELSRCRAKPPGRACSNPSFLQFQLDFYQVYFLALAADWLQAPYLYKLYQHYHFLEGQIAILYVCGLASTVLFGLVASSLVDWLGRKKSCVLFSLTYSLCCLTKLSQDYFVLLVGRALGGLSTALLFSAFEAWYIHEHVERHDFPAEWIPATFARAAFWNHVLAVAAGVAAEAVASWMGLGPVAPFVAAIPLLALAGALALRNWGENYDRQRAFSKTCAGGLRCLLSDRRVLLLGTIQALFESVIFIFVFLWTPVLDPHGAPLGVVFSSFMAASLLGSSLYRIATSKRYHLQPMHLLSLAVLIVVFSLFMLTFSTSPGQENPVESFIAFLLIELACGLYFPSMSFLRRKVIPETEQAGVLNWFRVPLHLLACLGLLVLHDSDRKTGTRNMFSICSAVMVMALLAVVGLFTVVRHDAELRVPSPTGEPYAPEL from the exons ATGCTGGTGACTGCCTATTTGTCTTTCGTGGGCCTCCTGGCCTCCTGCCTGGGCCTGGAGCTGTCAAGATGCCGAGCCAAGCCCCCTGGAAGGGCTTGCagcaacccttccttccttcagtttcAACTAGACTTTTATCAAGTCTACTTTCTGGCCCTGGCAGCGGATTGGCTCCAAGCCCCCTACCTGTATAAACTCTATCAGCATTACCACTTCCTGGAGGGTCAGATTGCCATCCTCTACGTTTGTGGTCTTGCCTCCACAGTCCTCTTTGGCCTGGTGGCCTCCTCCCTCGTGGATTGGCTGGGTCGTAAGAAGTCTTGTGTCCTTTTCTCCCTGACTTACTCTCTGTGTTGCTTAACCAAGCTCTCTCAAGACTACTTTGTGCTGCTGGTGGGCCGAGCCCTTGGTGGGCTGTCAACTGCTCTGCTCTTCTCAGCCTTTGAGGCCTGGTACATCCATGAGCATGTGGAGCGTCATGACTTCCCTGCCGAGTGGATCCCAGCTACCTTTGCCCGAGCCGCCTTCTGGAACCATGTGCTGGCTGTGGCAGCAGGTGTGGCAGCTGAGGCTGTGGCTAGTTGGATGGGACTGGGGCCTGTGGCACCCTTTGTGGCTGCTATTCCTCTTCTGGCTCTGGCAGGGGCCTTGGCCCTTCGCAACTGGGGAGAGAATTACGACCGTCAGCGTGCCTTCTCCAAGACCTGTGCTGGAGGCCTGCGCTGCCTCCTGTCTGACCGCCGCGTGTTGCTGCTGGGCACCATACAAGCCCTGTTTGAGAGTGTCATTTTCATCTTTGTCTTCCTCTGGACACCTGTGCTGGACCCACACGGGGCCCCACTGGGCGTTGTGTTCTCCAGCTTCATGGCTGCCAGTCTGCTGGGTTCTTCCCTGTACCGCATCGCTACCTCCAAGAGGTACCACCTTCAACCCATGCACCTACTTTCCCTTGCTGTCCTCATTGTCgtcttctctctctttatgttGACTTTTTCTACCAGCCCTGGCCAAGAAAATCCCGTGGAATCCTTCATTGCTTTTCTACTTATTGAGTTGGCCTGTGGGCTCTACTTCCCCAGCATGAGCTTCCTTCGAAGAAAGGTGATCCCAGAGACAGAGCAGGCTGGTGTTCTCAACTGGTTCCGAGTGCCCCTGCACTTATTGGCCTGTCTGGGGCTCCTTGTCCTCCATGACAGTGATCGA AAAACGGGCACTAGGAATATGTTCAGCATCTGTTCTGCCGTCATGGTGATGGCTCTGTTGGCAGTAGTGGGACTCTTCACGGTGGTGAGACATGATGCCGAGTTGCGGGTGCCCTCGCCCACGGGGGAGCCCTATGCCCCCGAGctttga